A single window of Zea mays cultivar B73 chromosome 10, Zm-B73-REFERENCE-NAM-5.0, whole genome shotgun sequence DNA harbors:
- the LOC103641195 gene encoding pentatricopeptide repeat-containing protein At4g30825, chloroplastic, which produces MAALRIQTSAGPPELRRRNLASNPVHVGLDLVGFSSWMLPVGDHWCAGSAAVTSHGVGYVGAGRKNCHRACLKNGVVCSFDDSGVRVSMLCSSLPSEDVSFSSKMSLVNSTGFAQKKKGSKVWRRSQGGKKLVRHRAPKHGLGKDRHGHRSSVKDDDTDAVLSGISKESSIEECNSALIRLEKLSDEKALKFFEWMKVSGKLKGNTHAYHLALKAIAWKEDWKMAELLLHEMVADSDCALDARAFNGLIYVCAKRRLDAWATKWFHMMLEREVQPNLSTVGMLMGLYQKTGKLSEAEFTFEKMRNCNIKCVNAYSAMITLYTRLGLFAKSEDTINLMNNDGLVPNMENWLVRLNVYCQQGKMEEAELVLQSIVDEGFTLNVIAYNTLITGYGKSSDMQKANKVFDSFGSAGLAPDETTYRSMVEGFGRANIYEETILYYRKLKGAGFRPNASNFYTMINLLARHDDNETAAEILQDMRAAGCQCSSIVTFLVRAYGAVGRMHKVLPILQSCFDKILLDATSCSILVTSLVQNSLLEEALYILREKKWKDSAFEDNLYHILICSCKEGGNYNDAVRIYNQMPKSETHPNPRISCTMIDVFSTMERFADAETILLELKASASVLDMIAYSVIVRMYIKARRLKDACSVLAEMEKQKEIIPDKYLFLDMLRTYQKCGLLEKLADTYYWIRKSQVKCDEAMYNCIINCCGRAIPVDELSRIFDEMLQQGHLANTVTFNVLLDIYGKAGLFNRAEKVFIMARKQGLADIISYNTIIAAYAKGGNFLSMNYFVQMMQDAGFPVSLEAYNCMLDAYGKAGRLEEFASVLQKMKRAKCKFDHYTYNIMINIYGRRGWIQDVSNVLAELKDRGVEPDLYSYNTLIKAYGIARMPEDAVKLMQEMRVKGISPDRVTYANLIAALQRNENFLEAVKWSLWMKQTGVAGCGART; this is translated from the coding sequence ATGGCTGCTCTGAGGATTCAAACCTCAGCTGGTCCTCCCGAACTCAGAAGGCGCAATCTTGCTAGCAACCCAGTCCATGTGGGGCTGGATTTGGTCGGGTTTAGTTCCTGGATGTTGCCGGTGGGTGACCACTGGTGTGCAGGCAGCGCAGCCGTCACAAGCCATGGTGTTGGATATGTTGGTGCTGGGAGGAAGAACTGTCACAGGGCATGCTTGAAGAATGGTGTGGTCTGCTCTTTCGACGATAGTGGTGTCAGGGTGTCTATGCTGTGTTCATCTCTTCCATCTGAAGATGTAAGTTTCAGCAGCAAAATGTCATTAGTTAATTCAACAGGCTTTGCACAGAAGAAGAAAGGGAGTAAGGTATGGCGAAGATCCCAGGGTGGTAAGAAATTGGTAAGGCATAGAGCTCCGAAGCATGGCCTGGGAAAGGACAGACATGGTCACAGATCTTCAGTTAAGGATGATGATACCGATGCAGTTTTGTCTGGTATAAGCAAGGAGTCCAGCATTGAAGAGTGCAATTCTGCTCTGATCCGTCTTGAGAAGCTCAGCGATGAGAAGGCTCTTAAGTTCTTTGAGTGGATGAAGGTTAGTGGCAAGCTAAAGGGAAACACTCATGCATATCACCTAGCTCTTAAAGCCATTGCCTGGAAGGAGGACTGGAAGATGGCTGAACTTTTGCTTCATGAAATGGTTGCTGATTCGGACTGCGCATTGGATGCTCGAGCATTTAACGGACTGATATATGTTTGTGCTAAAAGGAGGCTTGATGCTTGGGCAACAAAGTGGTTTCACATGATGCTTGAGAGAGAAGTGCAGCCAAACTTGTCTACCGTTGGTATGCTTATGGGCCTTTACCAGAAGACTGGGAAACTATCTGAAGCTGAATTCACTTTTGAGAAAATGAGGAACTGCAATATCAAGTGTGTTAATGCTTACTCAGCCATGATTACTTTGTATACACGTTTAGGCCTTTTTGCCAAGTCTGAGGATACTATTAATCTAATGAACAATGATGGGTTAGTTCCAAACATGGAAAATTGGTTGGTGAGGTTGAATGTCTACTGCCAACAGGGTAAAATGGAGGAGGCCGAATTGGTTTTGCAGTCCATTGTTGACGAAGGATTCACCCTGAATGTTATAGCATACAATACTTTAATTACAGGCTATGGAAAAAGTTCTGATATGCAGAAGGCAAACAAAGTGTTTGATAGCTTTGGTAGTGCAGGTTTAGCTCCTGATGAAACAACCTATAGATCAATGGTAGAAGGTTTTGGTAGAGCAAACATATATGAAGAGACAATTTTGTACTACAGGAAGCTCAAGGGTGCTGGCTTCCGACCAAATGCATCCAACTTTTACACTATGATCAACCTACTAGCAAGACATGATGACAATGAAACTGCAGCTGAAATTCTACAGGACATGAGGGCAGCAGGCTGTCAGTGTTCATCAATTGTTACTTTTCTTGTTCGGGCTTATGGAGCAGTAGGAAGAATGCAtaaggttcttccaattctacaaTCTTGTTTCGACAAGATTTTGCTTGATGCCACCTCATGCTCTATTTTAGTAACATCGTTGGTTCAAAATTCTTTACTGGAAGAAGCTTTGTATATTCTGCGTGAAAAGAAGTGGAAAGATTCTGCTTTTGAAGACAACTTATACCATATATTGATATGTTCTTGCAAAGAGGGTGGCAATTACAATGATGCTGTTAGGATATACAATCAGATGCCTAAGTCTGAAACACATCCGAATCCCCGTATCTCTTGCACTATGATTGATGTTTTCAGCACGATGGAAAGGTTTGCCGATGCTGAAACTATTTTGCTTGAACTGAAGGCTTCAGCTTCTGTACTTGATATGATTGCTTACAGTGTCATTGTGAGGATGTACATTAAAGCACGACGACTAAAGGATGCTTGTTCAGTTTTGGCagaaatggagaaacaaaaaGAAATAATTCCTGATAAATACCTTTTTCTCGACATGCTTCGGACTTACCAAAAATGTGGTctgctggagaagttggctgaTACATATTACTGGATACGTAAGAGTCAAGTTAAATGTGATGAAGCCATGTATAACTGCATTATTAATTGCTGTGGGCGGGCTATACCTGTTGACGAGCTGTCCAGAATTTTTGACGAAATGCTTCAACAGGGACACTTAGCAAACACTGTTACCTTCAATGTGTTGCTAGATATATATGGAAAAGCCGGGCTTTTTAACAGGGCTGAAAAGGTCTTTATCATGGCTCGCAAGCAGGGCCTGGCGGATATCATATCATACAATACGATTATTGCTGCATATGCAAAAGGCGGCAATTTTCTGAGTATGAATTATTTTGTCCAAATGATGCAGGACGCAGGGTTTCCTGTTTCTCTTGAGGCATACAACTGCATGCTGGATGCTTACGGAAAGGCAGGGCGATTGGAAGAGTTCGCTTCTGTTTTGCAGAAGATGAAGAGAGCGAAATGCAAGTTTGATCACTACACTTACAATATAATGATCAATATCTATGGTAGAAGAGGTTGGATACAAGATGTTTCGAATGTTCTTGCGGAGCTAAAGGACCGAGGTGTGGAGCCAGATCTGTACAGCTACAATACCTTgataaaagcatatgggatagcgAGAATGCCTGAAGATGCCGTCAAACTGATGCAAGAGATGAGGGTTAAAGGCATCAGCCCTGATCGAGTGACATATGCTAACCTCATTGCTGCCCTGCAAAGGAACGAAAATTTCCTAGAAGCTGTTAAATGGTCTCTCTGGATGAAGCAAACAGGAGTTGCAGGGTGTGGAGCACGAACCTGA